A segment of the Mercurialis annua linkage group LG4, ddMerAnnu1.2, whole genome shotgun sequence genome:
TATCACTTAATCATATCGTGCCTAAAATTGTCACATCATTGTGCATATATTCGGCTAAATATATAACTGCAGCAGCAGTACTTATATAGAGTTCTGCTAACCTGATGGAAGGCCTTCAACTTTTAAACCTTTAATTCAAGAAGAAGCTGATCCAATTAGGAAACTGTAACAGTAGAACTCGAAAATGCCTGTCCCCTTGCTGCATATCTCAACCTGCAAAACTTAATATTACAGCTAGCATGCTtaataattgttaaaataatttgcACCTGTAATTACATGTAATAGAACCATTCTAGTTGTTTTCATAATGCTAAAAGTCGAAGATTCTAATGATTATGCCTTTTTTCATTAACATTATAATGTTTTTGtacaaatcaaactaaaacaacaGATATCTCACACAATGAGATTCTTGATGTCTAAGATTATCCTATACAATGTTGGTCAGACAGAAGTGAAGACCAGCCGTACCAAAACAATACACAGTAAGGCTTGAAATGAACCACATTATCAGGCAAGCACAACTATATATCGCTCTTGCTGTCTGGCTTGAGTACAGAGAGTCAGCAGAATGTATAGTTAAATCCCTCGGTTAGTTAATAGTGGACATGGTTTAGATCAAATTTATCTAATCTGCAAAATCATAATCCTGATAAGGCCAGTCAGAGCCAGCTAACAAAATTGAACAGACTGATGAAAATTATTTGCATTTAGAACTTGCTTTACATATGTTTCTCCATTTATCCTTAAGGTCTATTGTAGTACGGGCATCTGAAAATACCAATCTACCATACTCCAAAATGTCCGTCCATGGAATAGTTGGGGAaccaatttttgaaattttttgcaCTCCTTCCTGtaaattgaataataaaaaatcaaaaataaaaacaggaACTCAAAATTCAATAGTAACAAACATACATGATGTACAAGCAAACACAACTTCAAGATCATACCCTACAGTTTAGCGCCCATTATTATGGTGCTATTTATTCAACTTTTTTCTTGtatacaaattttttttatcctcaTCCAGTAATATTTTTTTGGGTTAATGCGATAAAATAATATGATCTGATGCagcatataataaaaattactacTGAAAATTATCCATGTTATTCCTTGAATCTTTAATTAATGAACATGTGAATCCTATTGGTATCATATATTATTCTTTTACTtagtcaaattaaaattttataaagtaCGAACCttcctttttattttagaagggtaaaaaaaaaaagcagagTTACTCTCATCATcaactttataatttatattagcAAGCATACTCTTCCCATATCAAAATGACTTTAGATACCATTCATACTTTAAAACTACCATAAATATAAATCTCCTTCGGCgcatttcttatataatttatatgtagaattaaagaaattatttgctagataaaataataataaataaataaaatatgtattaaaatTGAGTCTTATAAATCACAGAAGAATAGATAAACTGAATCctactttcattttatttatacaaGGGTTATATATTTCAACCTGCTTTTAAAAAGAGATTccatttaaagaatttttttgtcCAACTCAAAGGTTACCATTATGCAATGTAAGAAGGGAAAAATGGTAGGAAACACAATTTTCAATAGCTGAAAAGGACACTTAAGCAAAAAGGACAATAAAGAATGATTGCCTCAATGaaaaaagaaaggaatataATAAAACTAAACCACGTGATCCGTTTTTTAACTTCTTAAATTTAAAGGAAAACAATAACGAAATAGTGTTTGCTTAACATTTGCAAGTCTCTGTTTCTCTCCCCACGTGCATAAATTCTTTGATgggtttattataaattataaatatttcaatctTCCATCTTCGATCAATTTCAAGCCTATCATGGAGCATATGCAAGAACAAGTGATGATATAAAAACTGTATGCTTATTATGTACCTTAAGTATCTTTTCCTCCTCGGCTGTCCATGGAATTCTTTTCCGCTTCAACTGAGGAATTGTTGGGTATAAACTGCACATTATAATTTTAAGATTGTTAGTTGTTACTCCAACAAATCCTACTACATAATTAGTAGGTATGAGCTTGTCAACAAAGGAGAAAATTCATACATAAAGAAAAGACAGGAATGGAGAATTATAAAGCTAGTAAAAAACAGGAATAACTGAAAAATAACTAACTCACTATTGCCCCTCTCTCATCTCTCTCCTTCGTAAACTTATGGAGAAATTCGGCATCACATTTTCCACATCTTCATTTGCAGAAGTTTCTCCTCCATCAAAACTAACATAACAACCAGGGGTCTTTACTAACATTGTACTTTGTTGCTCTAGAACATCCTTAATTCCTCTTTCAGCTTCACTCTTATTTGAAGAAAAAACCTCTTTGTCCTCGGATATTGGATGATCCCCATGACACCTTTGGTCTCGTCTGTCAAGTCCTCTTCCAGGTTGGCACTCTAGATCTGTCTCTTTAGATCCATTTACTTCAGGAGAATTATGATTTATCCCATGTGTTTTTCCTGGATCTTTTCTAAATTTTACTTTAACATCATCACATGATAATATTGGCTCCTCTGACTGCTTATGTCCTATTTTTTCCATAAGTTGGCCACTGACCACATATTCACGCACTTTGTTATTTGTTTGATCAGATTTTCTCTTACCCAAATCCCCGGTCTCATGCATTTTGTGAAGAGTACCTACCTCTCTGTTGTGTTCTAAGCTACAACGCTTCCGCGTATGTGATCTCTTAGGATGCCCACAAACAAATACAGCTAGCTCCTTCCTTGCCAAAGTAGCTTTCCCCCTAGCTTCATGGTATTTTGAGATGGCATAGGCATAAGCACAAAATGGGCAGTAAAAGTTCCCATTTTTATCAAACTCCGGTGAACAACCAAGGCACTTTTCATGAACTGTAAATGGACAACTGATGGCATTACAGATCAACAACTGATCATCTTTGCTACATTTTACACAAAGTTTTAGCTCTGTCCAGTTAGACGGGGAAACATGACTTAGGGTACAATGAGAGCTCAGAAAATGACTCTTCTCCATGGCAACATCAATTTTCTCATGATTAAAGCGACCACTTTCACTTGAAGAATCTTCTTGACAACGATTCTTCAAGCgattttccaaaatttcagcAATAGTTACTGTAGGCAATACATTCAAGGAATTAAACTGATTAACAGTATCAAGGTTATCTTTGTTTTTATCACGGGAGATATTTTGTGGGTTTTTAAGAGAAAATGCAACATTTGATGCTCCATATTCAGCCCCATTGACTTCATCCTCCAAGATACATTGCCGAGCTCCACCTCCAGATATACATTCTAGCTTTCTGTTGGCATTATTAACATTGTCACATTGTTTTTGCTGGAAGTCATCATTTACATCAGCAGAACACTCAAAACCGTCTATAGCAACAGACTGCTCACGGCCATGCTCTAAAGAACAGCATTCACCCAGTCCTACTTGCACAATTGGTTCCACATGACAGTTATCTCTCTTTGCAACTCTAATAATCAGTTCAGATGAATTTTCTGCCAGCTCATTACCAAATTGCGGAACTAAAGTTTGTTCCCCTGATTTATTAGCATCATTCTTAAATCTCTTGGCATCTAAATGGAGATCCCTGTCACTCACGCCACCTTGATCTTCCTGATTGTCTTCAACTGACTGTTCATTATCCAAGATATTTCCATTTCTTTTCAAGGGTAATAAATTTTTCTGATGGTAATCGCCGCTCACAATTGGAAAATGAATGTTGCATCCTTCTGGTGCCATATTTTGAATGTCAGTGCCATTGCGGACAGCTTCAGAATCAACATTAATTTCATAGTTATCATCATTTGCATGTACCAGGCCACTAAAATCTCTCAAGGAAGAAGCATGTGGATTGGTACCTTCAAGAATTGCATCTTTCAGCTGTTATGAACAACAGAGGGACACACAATGACAAAAAGTAATTGAAGagcaatttaaaacataaacaattCTTGCCACCTAGATAGCACAAAAATGAAAATGCTGATACATCAACATGTAGAAACAAACATGACATGACATGATGACATTTTTTTTTGGAAGTTTCCAGTTCTACAGGTTAAAAGTTTCATTTCCAAGATGTGAAAATCTTAGTTGAAGGAAGTTTTCAATGCATCATATGTTGTAATTGAGAACTTTACTgcataaaaaaattggaaatcaCCTGTTGTAGAGCACATATCGGCATGGAAGCTCTTTTCTGGAAGATAAAATGACGAATATCCtgtttaaacaaatccaaatccggTGCCCCCAATTTCAAATCAGAAATTAATGTCTGAAAATAGAGAACAAAGTGTAAACCCATAGCTTATCGTAACACAAGTACTACAATGTAATAGAACAATAATGCTTCAAATGTCCATTTAACATGcccaaaaaagaaattaaacgCAAAAGTTACCTCTACGGATCTGAGCACATTTTCGCAACTATCAGAAAGGTCAACTGTAACTCTTGGAATCAAGTTCGACGACGAAGGGGCATCACTTGCAGGTGCATCAGTATTATGAGCAGTAAACAAAtgttccaaacattttaaagaaAGCCTTTCTCTCGCGTTCTTCCCTAAATCCTCAGGTAATTCAGGAGCCTCATCAATCAAATCTgaaacaaaatatcaacaaggAAACAGTAATGGCATAACTTACATAATTGAAtagaattttcataaaattatgaCACAGAATTAAAATGAAGGGGAGAATAAGAAGCAAATAGATACCATGTAAAGTAGAGGGGTGAATTTGAGGGAAGCATGATAAGTACTCAATTGCCCAGAGCCATTCAGTACTTAAATCGGCGGCGGTGGACGTTGTGGCATCCATTAAAATTCAGATATTTCACACAAAATTCCTTTGAATCACAAATtactttatatttcaaaaagaaCTCAGATTTCTTCACCAAGAAGGTGGGAATGGTACCCTAACGACCGGAGATCGAGGCGGTAACGGCTGTCGTCGTCTTAGATAAGCTGGTTTCTGTAATTTTGATATCAATATGGAAGACACTAAAGcagcaaatattcaaattctTACAAACTGTTTATATAGGTCAATTATTAAAAGTGGACTATTTACACAATAAAAATTGGGAACCGATTTTTGCACTCCAATTCTTTACCAAAAGACTAATATATCCCCCTGAAAATGCAATGCTTccatcttttattttgtttaacctcttaaatataattatttagacTAATTGCTgaatttattgatatttaatgAAATATTACCAACTCCATCAgaaatttaaattcattattGGTGCTAGTTTTTATACTTTAATAGCTAAacaaaatagtaataataataaatcaaatattttttatatattaaattaaaatttgaaattaaagtagaaatatataatgtattaagtatattaaataaaatgatattAACTGATATATGCTGGACTAATATGTTGTACataaaatttcttaatttaatttatacataaaatttaaaagggataataaattttcttaattaaattaatacataatttttttgtaatattagtTATGATTTGAGtgtataaaaaaagaaaaataagttgGATCAGTGTGTTTTAGAATTTGTCAGGTGAATATTATACAAACGTTGCTAATGATGCATAAGGGTAATAAAggcaatttaaaaaatattggaGTGTGAATATTGAGTGTTGGAGTGCATAAATCGTCACCCActaaaaattctaataaaaacagaatttatgagtaaaatatatttatttattttcacaaACTGCTCAAGTAGatagatatataaatatttttaattttcttcaaaaatatatatttttaattgaattattaataaattaggCGTATACCTATGTATCAATACAAAActaattacaatttttattttcattttataaattataaatttcatttaatccatttaaaattattgtttagAAATAACaacttataattaaaaaagttaaaataataataattattatgtcAAAAAGATATACGAATAATAgataaattatttatgttagattaatcaacaaaatacataagaaaataataaagtgAGTTAGAAAATATACAaaacttattaatttattaaactaatttatagttttagtatGTAAGTATGCTTTCcaaaaaaagtaatttatagtgtttgattcaattttaaaatcagtttggatcaaacaaaaattttacaattttagatTGTAAGATCACCttccaaaaaaatattatctaatctttgattcaattttagagtattttttaataattggagaGAGAATTTATAGGAAAAATAAAACTCACGACTTTGGCAGAATGTTGTTTATCGCTTATACCATTTGcatttttaaagaataaatataaaatcattaataaaacaaaacaaatatcatttatgaaataatttcaatatactattttaaaaaatgtacatttatgttcattattattttctttttaaaatacttgCTTGTGGAGACTATTTTTCATGGTTATTCTAAGgacttatttataattttagttttagaattaatttgaattaaatatgaagaatttataagagtttaaaaattaaactgccAAATGAGttcttaaatttaaataaaccaaatacaaataagattcatttacaaattaatttttaaaatttaatttcaattaaacaACCCACCAATCTTGTCATTTTTATCAATCATAGATCATCTAGCAATCAAGCCTATTCAACCAAATTCAATAGCATTTCGCAATTCAATCGCTAAATTAGCAATTTAGCAATTCAATATGTCTGTGCCAAACATGATTAAATTGTTCCATTAGCATCTTtattgaaagaaaaaacaaattatttgttCGTTTTGATCAATTAGCTTCTCGATTTGCATTTTATATGTGCTTTTTGATAAGCTAAATTAGAACTAATTGACAAAAATGGACAATTTATGAGCAAATAGATCCACAAAACTTAATTTCTGGACTGATTAACCATGATCTATATAAGTTTAGGGAGGTCAAAGGTCATCCCGATCCTCCAGTTCGATAACACTCACTAGATGTTCGATTTATATGAATCCGTCTCACAAGTTTAAGAGACGGAATGATCCTTTGCTCATTTCACCGAATATTTAAGTTAGGCAAGGCAGCCATCCTTTTCCAAGAGTTCACATCACAATTCAATTCCATTTCACAGAAGGAATTCTCAAACTGGCATCCGATAATGCTCCGAACACTAAACGACAGAAGTCTCCAAGTTATAAGCTAAATGGTTTTATATCGAAAAGCAAAACCACTCACAAACTTTCTAGCTAGTGGCCAGTTTCATATCTAAATCTGAAAGTGATCATACAGGTGATGCACAACCAAAATCAAACACTTGCTCTATTATTCTTACATAGTTTACAGTACTACACAACCAAAGATCTCAAAAGGAAAAACTAAAACTAGTAATATTGAGTTATTGTTATTGCCAAAAAAACTACTACTGATCAACATTTCCAAATAAAACTGGCACATTTTTCCGGTACCATGTCTATATCTGGCAAAGACCAACTCACCAATTGGTTCCATATGAAATTGGTATTATGAATCTGATTTACTGTTACATTGATAAGACACATACTTGAAGAAGAGCTCTACAATCTAATCTCTAATACCATTTAATCTTACAAAATTTAGAGTCTGAATACTATGTCTTAACTGTTGGAAGTTTTACTCAACTAGAACTCAAATAGCAACAAAACATGATCCATAACCAGGCGTAGCTATGATCATCCATAAGTTCCGAAAAGAGaaacaattaataaacaatCAAGTGCAAAAAGTCAAAACCATATCCAATTTTGTAAACTGCTAGCTAGAAATCAAACTATAACAATCCGAAATGAATCAATTCTATAGAACACAATCATCTGTTAACTTACATATGATTTATTATCAGATCAGCTGTCAAAGATGGCGACTTAATGTTGCCTTAGGATATAAACAAGAGCAGCAGCGGCCAATCATCAAGTTTGAACAATCAAAATGCCAGAAAAACTTAAACTTTAGTTACCATTACTCCTAAAAATATCTGAACCATAAATTTCAAACCCAAAACATAATTCCACAAAGATGTTGACTTTCAACAGAAATAAAGAAAACCCAATTCAATACATGATTATAAAAAGAAACTcccaaataaaatgaaattggaaataaaatatttattcctGCTGTAAAATACATATACATTTCCCAGAATCACACCGAcacccaccaccaccaccaaaaACAACAACTTTACAATAAACCCttcaattaaaaaagaaaaagaatacaaTTTCTGTAAAAGGGGTCTGTAATTTCTACCTGGATAAGCGAAAGAGATTAGAAAAAAGGCGAGAGAAAGCGACACGTAAGCGAGGATAGGCACGAATGGTGTAAAAAGTGGAGTGCCGAAGCAAATCTTCGACGGTCTCAACGAATAAGTTTAGAGAACGAATCGGCGGTACATACAGAGTCAATGGCACGGCCGAGAAGGCCACCGCGAAAAACAGTTGCAGCATTTGTTTGTTTGTTAATCTTTTCTACTTTTTGTTTTGGATAATACTTTTGGAGAAATAAAGAAACAGATGAGGTGGGGAATTTATAGCATAACATTTATATAATTGGTTATTACCGTTacattcttttttattatttcagaaATTCATTTTAGCCTTTCTAAAGATATTTTTAAGGTCATttcatttgtaataattttgtaaaatttaaaagataataataaagtaaaagtatttttaatacgTGACCTCCTTTAccaataattttcaaataataatttatattacataaaagcTCATCatctaatttaaaaatcattagtttataaaatgattataaCCTATAAGAGTGcatttcatttattattattcaataaattaattgtaTGTTTTATTAATGGATAACTTTTAAGGAGTTGACAGTGACACATTAAttattaacaataaaaaaatctaatattttTTGCAGTTATTTAAATACTTGTGTAATATTCAATCAAACACATTTAATTATTACTGGTGttcgaaaaattattttcttaaacaaaagttttttcttctcaaaaaaaaaacaaaagtttgtgattttttttactttaaatttagataattacatttttttttattcacaaGAAGGTGCAAACGTATATTTAATGTATATCTCATTAACTActaattaatttcttttgattCACATGCATcctccaaattttaaatatggtTCAACTATACCTCTAATGTTTACTTTGATAAACTACTGACTTCCTATACAAAAATTTgccttaaataaataaaatatatcaattgTATCCTCCACATCGCATGTTTAAGTTATTTTTGTTTATGCTCTTGCTTTTCATTGTGGATTTTCTAGCAGTACATTTGTCTAAACTAGACCTCCTTTTGGTTATAAAAACAGTTAATACATATTTGGCAGGTTATGTTTGTTGTGGAAAACATACATTTAAATCACTGCAAAACATGATTGAAACTTAACGAAACCATTTTCACGGATTGATCTACCATCCGTCAAACTTAACTTAATCTTGCTAACTCAGCAGCATCGGCATGCCAAAAAATCTAAGCATGTATAAGGTCTTGATTTCATTTCAAGTTCCATTGCCGAGGGCAACCTTTCCAGTCTGCTTTGTGCGCAGCAAAAATCATATACATTTTTGCAACCTCCTTGGCTGAATGGATATACTCTGTCAGGAATCCCCCTGCATATCAACGTTTACCAAATTCTTACCATCTAACCAAATCTACACTCTCAAAAACTTGAACTTTTGCAAATCATCATATAGATTAAATAAAGTTTAGATTATGTTGTATTATTTTAATCATCTGTTTATCAATTTTAGTCAGATGTCATTGCAAGAGTAGAAACAAACCTCAAATATGGGATCCGTCTGCGTCTCACAAGTTCATAGGTGGTCTGATTTGTCAAGATAAGATAGCTGCACCAGAACAGTAAGCTTCATTAATTTGCATTTCCACCAaactaaattacaattgattccttttcgaaagaaaaaaatacaattttttcaattggacctttattttattgtatattAGATGGACTTCtaatatttaaactttaaagGTCAAATCTATCATCAGACTTTATTTCCCATGCTGGCACACAATGATGGGAATAGCTAGTGTAtacaatctaaacatttcaataCCAATTCACAATGGTGGGAATATATCCACATATATAACAATGTGATGACGAAGACCCGTAATTTCTAGATGGGAAATGCAACATTTCCAATAACTAAGCCATCCTACTGGTATATTTAATGgtagaaaaaacagaaaaaaggaAAGGTAAATGAGCTATAGAAGTCATACGGTTAAATGTACAGATTGGACCCTcacgtttggttcggttttgaattggaccataatgaacttttttttcgatGGAGGTACTCAACGttataagaaaatttcaaattgGACCCTTCGAACCTAAAATGCCACATGTCCGTTAATGATTGGCAGATGTGAACCCTCAAACCTAATATGTCAGCGCTAAGTATGTCAGTCACTAACGGACACGTGGCATTTTAGGTTCGGAGGGTCCGATTTGAAAttcttttataacgttaagtaCCTCCATCGAAAAAAAGTTCATTAGGGTCCaaattcaaaaccaaaccaaacgtgaGGGTCCAATCTGTACATTTGGCCGAAGTCATACATAAAAGAGTTTAGTCGATCACACCTAGGATCTATCAATTGAGTCAATACAATTTGAATAGCAGTGTTGCTGTAATTCTCAGAAAATTCTGAgccgaaaataaaataatgcaagCCTATAGATTCATGGAGCGGAAATAGAACCAAATCGTACTAGGACtagtaataatttataaaaagaaaagttaatcTAATACTAAGTAGGAAAATTCTAACACAGCCAAGACTCCTAAATAAAActctaaatataaaatagaCTTTAAAATACTGTTGCAGAAAATCTGGAACTTACAGAAATACCCTTTTGAGTTTTAAGATCGCATATTCTAGgccaaaattctaaaatttcctaattatttgaatttggtTTTCCTTCTTGGACGCTTTGCAAATTGAAATTGCAAACAAAATTCACAACCTACACCAACATATTACTTCCAATTCCTTACCATGCTTAAAGCCAATTTAACTATATTGATCCATCTCTTGTCAATATTCACTCTAGCATAATTCCTATATTGGAAAACCTATTTGCAAATGTTCATCATGCGTGCCTCTTTTATATTGCTCACTTGTATTCAACAATTGTTATATGAGTTTAAGATCTGATATTCACAAGCTCCCTTCTCTCTGTTAGTAACATTGAAGGGCATCTACGCTGGACcgaatttgtactttttttaattaatttctgtTTTAATAGATTCAAATTCAATTCATTGCTTCAATAGTTTTacaatgttttttaaaaaaaaaattggagccACACACGAGTTTGATCGTCAAAGTTGACAACAATAGAATGTAGCAGTTTTACTGAGTACACTTAATTAAGGAAACTTAGCAATAAGAAGACCCAATTAACTCTGAGTTTAACTGAAGGATCGCTTTGGCTGTCATTCCATAGTTTTAGGGGGTAAATAGGCCTTTTGTCCCCAGAAAATGTCTAATATATTTTGGTGAataatcttaataaataaatgaCAGAGCACGGCTTTAAATTATTAGATAGAAAATTCAATACACCATACTACGACTATGATAGAAAAGTCAACTTATCACTCTAATATTTTAGTCCgcctaaaaaaagaaaaagatatggAGCTGCTTGAGAAAAATATGCGAGAAATAACATGCCATGAATAAGTTGGTCAGGGACAATATAAATACCTATGGAAAAGTAAGAGCAGCAGCAGAAAGATCAAGGAAATTGACAAGGTAACCAGCAGAATTATCACAATTGCATCTTTCCACCTGCAAATAGTaggaaaataaatttactatcCAATCAGATATAAATAGGAAGAGAACTGGGACAACTCTTTTAGAGTCTTGACATTTCCAGGTAATATTCcactcaattttttaaaattttaacattcAAACCACAAATTGTCATTCAGTTATAATTGTCTCCAAGTAGAGAGTACTCTACACATGCTGATTACCCACTTCCCCCTCTCAAATAGTGTCAAAAGTGACAGGTGACTTAGGTCTATGCAAACTTAAGGAAGGACAGCGTGAATTATAAAATTCTACACTGAAGAGATCCAACCAAAGATCTTTTTCTCTCTCTGTCCATATTTTCCCTCTT
Coding sequences within it:
- the LOC126678024 gene encoding uncharacterized protein LOC126678024 isoform X3, coding for MCSTTGTNPHASSLRDFSGLVHANDDNYEINVDSEAVRNGTDIQNMAPEGCNIHFPIVSGDYHQKNLLPLKRNGNILDNEQSVEDNQEDQGGVSDRDLHLDAKRFKNDANKSGEQTLVPQFGNELAENSSELIIRVAKRDNCHVEPIVQVGLGECCSLEHGREQSVAIDGFECSADVNDDFQQKQCDNVNNANRKLECISGGGARQCILEDEVNGAEYGASNVAFSLKNPQNISRDKNKDNLDTVNQFNSLNVLPTVTIAEILENRLKNRCQEDSSSESGRFNHEKIDVAMEKSHFLSSHCTLSHVSPSNWTELKLCVKCSKDDQLLICNAISCPFTVHEKCLGCSPEFDKNGNFYCPFCAYAYAISKYHEARGKATLARKELAVFVCGHPKRSHTRKRCSLEHNREVGTLHKMHETGDLGKRKSDQTNNKVREYVVSGQLMEKIGHKQSEEPILSCDDVKVKFRKDPGKTHGINHNSPEVNGSKETDLECQPGRGLDRRDQRCHGDHPISEDKEVFSSNKSEAERGIKDVLEQQSTMLVKTPGCYVSFDGGETSANEDVENVMPNFSISLRRREMREGQYLYPTIPQLKRKRIPWTAEEEKILKEGVQKISKIGSPTIPWTDILEYGRLVFSDARTTIDLKDKWRNICKASSKCK
- the LOC126678024 gene encoding uncharacterized protein LOC126678024 isoform X2 — protein: MDATTSTAADLSTEWLWAIEYLSCFPQIHPSTLHDLIDEAPELPEDLGKNARERLSLKCLEHLFTAHNTDAPASDAPSSSNLIPRVTVDLSDSCENVLRSVEDIRHFIFQKRASMPICALQQLKDAILEGTNPHASSLRDFSGLVHANDDNYEINVDSEAVRNGTDIQNMAPEGCNIHFPIVSGDYHQKNLLPLKRNGNILDNEQSVEDNQEDQGGVSDRDLHLDAKRFKNDANKSGEQTLVPQFGNELAENSSELIIRVAKRDNCHVEPIVQVGLGECCSLEHGREQSVAIDGFECSADVNDDFQQKQCDNVNNANRKLECISGGGARQCILEDEVNGAEYGASNVAFSLKNPQNISRDKNKDNLDTVNQFNSLNVLPTVTIAEILENRLKNRCQEDSSSESGRFNHEKIDVAMEKSHFLSSHCTLSHVSPSNWTELKLCVKCSKDDQLLICNAISCPFTVHEKCLGCSPEFDKNGNFYCPFCAYAYAISKYHEARGKATLARKELAVFVCGHPKRSHTRKRCSLEHNREVGTLHKMHETGDLGKRKSDQTNNKVREYVVSGQLMEKIGHKQSEEPILSCDDVKVKFRKDPGKTHGINHNSPEVNGSKETDLECQPGRGLDRRDQRCHGDHPISEDKEVFSSNKSEAERGIKDVLEQQSTMLVKTPGCYVSFDGGETSANEDVENVMPNFSISLRRREMREGQYLYPTIPQLKRKRIPWTAEEEKILKEGVQKISKIGSPTIPWTDILEYGRLVFSDARTTIDLKDKWRNICKASSKCK
- the LOC126678024 gene encoding uncharacterized protein LOC126678024 isoform X1; translated protein: MDATTSTAADLSTEWLWAIEYLSCFPQIHPSTLHDLIDEAPELPEDLGKNARERLSLKCLEHLFTAHNTDAPASDAPSSSNLIPRVTVDLSDSCENVLRSVETLISDLKLGAPDLDLFKQDIRHFIFQKRASMPICALQQLKDAILEGTNPHASSLRDFSGLVHANDDNYEINVDSEAVRNGTDIQNMAPEGCNIHFPIVSGDYHQKNLLPLKRNGNILDNEQSVEDNQEDQGGVSDRDLHLDAKRFKNDANKSGEQTLVPQFGNELAENSSELIIRVAKRDNCHVEPIVQVGLGECCSLEHGREQSVAIDGFECSADVNDDFQQKQCDNVNNANRKLECISGGGARQCILEDEVNGAEYGASNVAFSLKNPQNISRDKNKDNLDTVNQFNSLNVLPTVTIAEILENRLKNRCQEDSSSESGRFNHEKIDVAMEKSHFLSSHCTLSHVSPSNWTELKLCVKCSKDDQLLICNAISCPFTVHEKCLGCSPEFDKNGNFYCPFCAYAYAISKYHEARGKATLARKELAVFVCGHPKRSHTRKRCSLEHNREVGTLHKMHETGDLGKRKSDQTNNKVREYVVSGQLMEKIGHKQSEEPILSCDDVKVKFRKDPGKTHGINHNSPEVNGSKETDLECQPGRGLDRRDQRCHGDHPISEDKEVFSSNKSEAERGIKDVLEQQSTMLVKTPGCYVSFDGGETSANEDVENVMPNFSISLRRREMREGQYLYPTIPQLKRKRIPWTAEEEKILKEGVQKISKIGSPTIPWTDILEYGRLVFSDARTTIDLKDKWRNICKASSKCK